In Melanotaenia boesemani isolate fMelBoe1 chromosome 5, fMelBoe1.pri, whole genome shotgun sequence, the DNA window TACTGTAAAACGTCTGACCGGATTCAACCATGAAACTGGTAGATATCAATGCCCATCTCTTGCCCGTAAAGTTGGACACAGCTTGCATTCCTTGGCCATGTTCGTTAAATCTGAAGGACTGAAgatcaaagacaaacaaactgtACAAAATGCAGACGAATTTGCACAGTTATATCAAGAAAGTTGGAAATTTGACATTGCGAGCCAAGCACTAACTCAACTTGACCAGACCAAGTGGAACTGTCCTCAAGTCTTACCCTTCACACAGGATGTCCAGATTCTTCATTGCTACTTGTCAGAGAAACAGCAGCATCACATTAATATGTTGAAAGAAGAGCCTTCACCCAGTAACTGGAAAGATCTTGCAAAAGTTACCCTGGCACAAGTCATCCTTTTTAACCGCAGAAGAGCTGGAGAGGTGTCCAAAATGCCTTTGACGTTCTATTTATCAAAGGACACTTCTGAAACGCATGAGGACGTTAACTTGGCCCTCACAGCTCTTGAACAAAAGCTCTGCCAACATTTTGTACGGATGACAATCGttggaaaaagaggaagaaaagtcCCGGTTCTCATCACTCCGCTCATGAAGCAATCACTGGATGCCTTAACTGAAAAACGAGAAGAATGTGGCGTGTTAAAGGACAACGGATACTTGTTTGCGCTTCCACATTCTGCTTACTACCTGAGGGGATCAGACTGCTTAAGACAGTTTGTAAAAGAATGTAATGGCATTAAAAATCCCCAAGCCCTCACATCAACAAAACTGAGAAAACATATTGCTACTTTGTCCACCGTTCTAAATCTCAAGAATACAGAACTTGACCAACTGGCAGATTTCCTTGGACACAACATTGAAGTGCACAGAAAGCATTATCGGCTTCCAGAAGGTACCCTACAGCTTGCCAAAATAAGTAAAGTTCTCCTGGCCATGGAGCAGGGACGACTGGGAGAATATAAAGGCAAGAGTCTAGATGAAATTCATCTTGACGTAAACGGTAATAAATTCTTAAGTTCTTTTAGATCTCTAAAATTGTCATATTATTGGTGCTTGTCATTTTATTAGTTCTGCTTTTCAACAGAATAGTGTTTACCATAACTTGTTACAAAATTGggaatatttactgtatatttgaCGACATACTAAATATTGCTGTTTTTGTAGTACTTGAATAAACCCTCGATCATACCAGTTGAGATTTCCAACTCATTCTGTAAATTATCATTTTAGAGACTGTTGGTACAGATGGATGTTCCCAAGAGGACATGGAAGGtatgtgtttattatttattcatttacaatttTAACAGGATGAATGACCTTTTAAGTAGTTATggatatttcatttaaaaaaaaaaaaacaacaaaatgcacATATAGATATTGTTTGGGCAGTTCAAGGTTTCTCATTAATTATTGACCACTTTTAGaattaaagtggaaatgaaacagtcaaccaaattaacattatttactAGATTGAGTCTTATTCcgttcaataaaaatataacaaatgtgaccaatataaacataaaagaaaaacatactgcCGTTTTTATTTGTCGAAACAAGGGCGCCACCATCTTGCAGTACTGTTAGCTGCGACGTCACAGGGTTGGTTGGTGTCTCGGTCCTGATTAGTCCCCTTGTCAGTGTCAAAGTGAGAGAGAGTGAACAATGGAGACTGGTGAACCAAGGgaggagagaaaacagaaggaCTACTGTATTGCTCCTGGgtgtaaaaatgactttttcagaGTTCATGCTGAGGACGCAACAGTCTGTTTTCACAAATTTCGCTGAAAAGGCCCATAACCTCAAATAATTCCACATCATTTGTCATTTCATCTCTTAGCCAGAGGTCATTACAGCTGGTACAAACGTCCACAGAAACAGACTATTTCTTACTGTGACTTCCTATTTTCCACGGCAGTCAGTCATGTTATCCTAAATTCTGTGATCCTCTTcaccaccatcctgcaggttgtaTTCTTGTAATACATTTACCTTGTGGGATTCTTTTACTTGAATAAACGCCTTCAAATGCGTCTCCCTGcgtaggggggggggggggggggagtgcaACCATCACGAACCAACGTAATGCACAATAACCAGCTTTTGAGAAAATAGTTCTTTTCAGCACAGATAATGATCGCCAGTTGTCATTAATCTCTTCTGTGCTGCCAACCAGTGCAGCAGGACAATTCTCCATTTCAGTGGAACTTTGTGAAAATAGACTGATCTGGAAGCAAAGTGAGTCCGGTGCTGGAAGAGGTCACTGGATACTTAAACTTGGCAAAGAAGCACATCAGGGAGAGTACTAAATGCCCTTTTACATGTGGGATTCTCTAAACATGAGTTCAAAGCCCTCTTGATGTCTTTAATCAGCTGGTTTCTGGCCGCTCTGAGAACTGATAAAAGACCTGAATGCAGCATCCCTGGCTTTCAGCAGAGATCTGAATTTTGCATCCAGCCATATTTTTGGTTTAGATAGGTGATCACTGTTTTGGTAGCGGTTACAAATTCAATGAGTTTAGAGATGAAGCTGAGGACAGTAATATGAGAATTCCTCTTGGCAGCCTCTCTAGGAACCTGTCAATCAGTGCACTGGAAGTAGTCCTGCAGCACAGAGGCAGCTTCATGGGGCTGCACGGTGACAGTCCTCTGCTCTGGCTTGATCTGTTTCCGTCTTGGACGGTAGTCAGGGGTCAACATAAAGAAGATGTGGTTAAAGAAGCCAAGGTGGGGGCATGGGAACAGCTCTGTATGCTGTTTCTGTATGCAGTCTTAAGTGTTTAATTGTATTGGTAACATGAAATATGGTGAGACCTGTGTGTAGGAGGTTTGTCAGATCTATGTGAATTAAAGATCCCTGCAACCATGTAAAAACCTCTGGGTGCTTATTTAGGAGCACGGCGATATCATGTAGCTCCTTTAGCGCTTCGCTAGTGTTAGCAATGGGTGAAGCATAAGCCACCAAGACAAACACTGCCATGTAGCCATGAGGAAAAGTGAGTATATTGCAGTTTATATTGGTAGTCATGATCACACCAGTTTATTTTCAACTCATTGTGTCAATTATCCTATAGATATAGAATCTGATGGTGCAGATGGATGTTCCCAAGAAGACATGAAAGGTATGCTTTGATTTGTATTCATTTGCAATTTAACATGATGAATGACCTTTTCATTAGTTCTGAAtacttgggggaaaaaaaaaaaaaaaacgtggatTTTGATTCATGGTTTCCTTACTTATTGACCACTTTAAGGATTAAACTATGAATGTTGAGAATAATTCCGATACATTTCCAAGGAAGCATCCATTTTGTTCTACTACATATTAacgttttttttccttttaaataaattgtctttattttttttatttgtttcaaccCTGGTAAGCAATGGTAATTCAATTCACATTTGCTTAGCTTTTCATTGAGGGATAAAAGAATCTCAATTTATATAACCTCTAATACTTATATTTTTGTTACTGTAGCAACAACTTTGTTTCAACAAGGATTACATGGAATGACTACGTAAcctttattaagttttatggCATTACTCATCTTAATTATCAAAACCTCTTTTGTAGAAGTATGGAAACAATATGGATGACTAGGCTTAAATATCTAAATTTGtcttaaatatttcagtttatttttcagaaCAGTATTTATGAAGAGCAGTTAAGTACATTTGACTACAATCAACCTCTTAATGTTTTCTGTGCCAGGTGATTGTGTGCCCGGAGCAAAGGGGACAGCAGAGGGACATGTGAGATCCCAACAAGAAGGTACTATCACAGTGTGTGCCAAACGCCAGATAGTGAATAAAATGAACTGTAttgttttttctcatctttaacAGACCTACATTATTTTTAGAATTTATACCCCTTCTGACTTTGTTTTGCTATTGTGACAGCCAGCAAAGTTTGTCTTTACTTGtgggatgagtaaagtatttctatttttgtttaatcttttatgtATTCAGATACTGATATACCTGAAGCAGCGATGTCAGAAGGGGAGGTCAGCTCGACATCCCAGCTAGCCTGTACCCCCAGAGAAAGCAACCTAAACCAGAAGAGGGCAACTCAACAGAGAGGTcatcaatgttttgttttttttccccctttgatCAGAACTGCTCTTTATTAACTGTTCTTGAGCACCATCGCTAAATTAGGCACATGATAAGACACTTGGCTAAACTCTTAAGTTTGTTGTCTACTAAAATGCAAGTAATAGAGGGGCACATCAACATACCACCTAGTTCAGAGATATAGATAAATCTGGTTTTGCATATGTTTGGGACAGTCACTTCTGCAACACATGTGCAATCAGtccaatcatttaaaaaatctgaataaggATTACTGTTCTGTAATGTGATGTTCTTCTTTCCTCAGGTAAACAAACCACTGTCAAAAGAAGCTGGACATCAGAAGAATGTGGTGCAGTACAAAAGCATTTGAGGAATTTCATTATAATGAATCAAGTTCCGGGTAAGAAAGACTGTGAACAGTGCATCAGTGCAGAACCTGAAGCCCTAAAAAATAGAGACTGGAGAGCTGTCAAGTTTTTCATCAAAAATCGCATAACGgcgatgaaaagaaaaatgctatGAGAAGCATTATTGGAAAAAGCGTAAAAAGAAATGGCTTTGTTCCACCAccttagttgtttttttttcttttataaaaacactttattccCTCTGATATTGGACACAgaaatttaattagttttttctaaagaagtgttctgtttttttttttcttttttttttcttttttataactaAATGCAATACAGATTGATTTTTGGGTGGGGCAGATGAAAGTTCTGAAACGAAAAACACGTTCATGTACTTCTGTATCATTTGCCAATGTTCTTCAAAAATACAGTGTTGGCTGAGTAcaatttctgtcatttctggtgtgtttattacaaaagtaaCACTGGGGGCCAAAAAGGGTGTGAACTGGGTGGTTGGTGGTGCAAGATCAAAGTAGTTTACTTTAGAATACAAATTCCTGATTCAAACTTGGTTTCTTTAACAAGGTAAAAGGATAAATGAAAAAGTGTCTATGTCAAATAAGAGTGGTCCCTGCTAAGATATTAAAAGTGGAACGTAAATGTGTATCAAGGTGGACCTCTTAAGTACAGAGTGTTAGAGATGGACCCCACAGTTGATGGAAAATCTGGCTTGTGTGAGGTGGACCTCACAAGTGCTTAATGTTAGAAATGGACCCCAGAAGTTACCACAAAACGGACATGGACAAAAAAGTGTTGAAAATGGCTGATTTAAAGTGATGTTTGgaattgagattttttttttagccttgcCTGATTTTTTTGAGAGGTCTACAACCACTGGAAAGGGGGGACCCCACAATTGTGTGTAAAACTTTTGGGCCTCGTGAGGGAGGAaaacaagtatgtgtgtgtgtgtgtgtgtgtgtgtgtgtgtgtgtgtgtgtgaatgtgctaGGAAGAGTGGGAATGTGCATGgacataggtgtgtatgtgtgagtggatGCACCTGTGGGGGGTGGAGCAGAGAGGGTCATCTAAGaaacacaacatacaaacaACCTGCCACGGagcatttgttgtgtttttgtcgcctctttcttcttcctgctttcaattcaattcaattcaattcaagtatttattgtcattgtcacaAAATAACAACGAAATTACGTTTGGAGCATCCACATGTAGTtgataaagtgcaaaaaattggtAAGTGCTAGCCCAGTGTAATAAATAACCCCAATATAACCCGGGTGTAAACATTAGCACAGTTAGCACAGTATGACATCAGTACAGCATATTGGCAGCAGCAACAGGGCGATGATAAAGTGCATTGGAGAGCGGGGACATTCAGGCAGATACAGTACATGAAGATAGTGACATTATGCAGCAATGCAAAACCAGTTCAGTGCTATTGATCGGTGGGTGTGGTTATTGTCCATGGGAGGGTGGCAGAAAGGGGAGGGGGACAGTGTTCAGAAGTCTTACAGCTTGAGGGTACAGGCTGTTGGCCAGTCTGGATGTTCTGGCCTTTATGGCCCTGTACCTTCTCcctgagggcagcaggtggaagAGGTGATGAGCTGGGTGGTACTGGTCCCGCAGGATGTTGCGCACTCTTCTCAGACAGCGAGTGGGGTAGATGGTGCTAATCTCTGGGAGAGCCATCCCGATGACCTTCCCCGCTGTTTTCACCACCTGCTGAAGTGCCTGCTGGTCAGCCTTAGTGCAGCTGGAGAACCACACTAAAAACCCATATGTCAGCACACTACTGATGGCACAGTTGTAAAAGTTCACCATCAGGCATCTGGGGATACGAGCGCTCCTCAGCTTCCTCAGGTAATAGAGGCGTTGTTGGGCTTTTCCCACAGCTGAGGCGATGTGAGTACCCCAGGACAGGTCCTCAGTCACTGTCACCCCCAGAAACTTAAaactgctcaccctctccaccacGTCAGTGCCAATGAAGAGAGGTTGGTGGTTGTTTCGTCCTTTCTTTCGGAAATCCACgactttccctttttctttgatgttttataCTTTAACTATCAGTCTGtttcactgtgtttgtgtggaagTTATCTTCAAGAGAgtgtgtgaggagaaggaaacacaacaacttttttttttttcccctataaGCAGTAGCATGTAAAACTGTTCAGGCatgaaataacacacacacacacacacacacagacatatatatatatatatatatatatatatatatatatatatatatatataaaatactgCCATGTGAGATTGACAAGGAAGTGGGCAAACATGGAAATGATCGTCTAAGTCCTGTCATTCCTGGTTGGCAAACATAGTAGTAATGTTCGAACTTAGAAGAAAGTAAAATGCTCAGGGTTtaatttaatcttgtttttgtgAGAATTGCTCTggttttgttatatatatatatatatatattgtaaaaatgtagaaatttaCTTTGTGGTCTCATTTCAGCTGGTTTGGTTGCAGCAGTGTCTGCAGTGTCTCACTGCACCTTCTCAAGTGCTgacttttttaatgttgtgtttggGTTCATAACTCCTTGTTATATGCATAAAAGGAACGTTCTAGTTATCTGGTGTTTACAGTATTTGCCACATGATCGGTTTACAGATTTTGACACCAAATATCTCATCTTTTTAGCCCCAAACCCCATAGTGGTCAGGTCAGATGCACAATCATTTAGTGATATTAGGAAGGTACAGTAATACAGATATCACAATTTAGCGTAAATATGACACGGGCAATCATGCTATGAGGCTGACGATAAGTAAAATTTTTAGAGACagttttaatgtaataaaacaacTTATTTACCTCCAATGCACCATGCAAACTGATTCAAATAACAGACAATAAAATACATGCTGACACTGTTAGTATCTGTTTTGGTTATTGCAGCAGAATTGGAGAAGACAAATTTTAAGCTGCagaatatatattatatatgtgtTAATTAACCTTTAAAACCCTGTTATATCCCCAGCTCCCCAGAGCCCTTTCAC includes these proteins:
- the LOC121640143 gene encoding uncharacterized protein LOC121640143 isoform X5, whose amino-acid sequence is MQDVQILHCYLSEKQQHHINMLKEEPSPSNWKDLAKVTLAQVILFNRRRAGEVSKMPLTFYLSKDTSETHEDVNLALTALEQKLCQHFVRMTIVGKRGRKVPVLITPLMKQSLDALTEKREECGVLKDNGYLFALPHSAYYLRGSDCLRQFVKECNGIKNPQALTSTKLRKHIATLSTVLNLKNTELDQLADFLGHNIEVHRKHYRLPEGTLQLAKISKVLLAMEQGRLGEYKGKSLDEIHLDVNETVGTDGCSQEDMEDIESDGADGCSQEDMKGDCVPGAKGTAEGHVRSQQEDTDIPEAAMSEGEVSSTSQLACTPRESNLNQKRATQQRGKQTTVKRSWTSEECGAVQKHLRNFIIMNQVPGKKDCEQCISAEPEALKNRDWRAVKFFIKNRITAMKRKML
- the LOC121640143 gene encoding uncharacterized protein LOC121640143 isoform X1, with amino-acid sequence MQVFQGLSLVDYPESDESEDGSTNLNSLAYCDKVVRKKRRMSHCVRPSPQSPYNSNESVVEDSDDNNDYVPKLRRTKSILMDGVPDFSDALYDSNDDNTEGPSTSKSEMVSQRQRRACFNPLQPDLIGSDDSGSSGEEYIPNPREESMDSDVSLECPLESKQKKIKSPKSRSKTSSHSQCEDRRKSLETSQDSTQRLDANEGEMAPLEEPSIYVNPVLKKEDGSRCYNKKHHCLYCNQVVQKMSRHLQRKHMDKVDVAKAFSLPKNSKVRRAQLDYIRNKGNFEHNIEVMESHQGKLTPFKQPNKRTDGQIFSHCVYCYGLFTKKVMWRHFQTCKFKPQNKLSKPGKSRVQALCAFAEPVPSGFSDAYWRFLSCMNQDKIAVAIKEDPCILEYGYRLFSKNERVISQHQYIRQKLRELGRLLLEAKKVAPVKSVKNLIKPENYSHVVTTVKRLTGFNHETGRYQCPSLARKVGHSLHSLAMFVKSEGLKIKDKQTVQNADEFAQLYQESWKFDIASQALTQLDQTKWNCPQVLPFTQDVQILHCYLSEKQQHHINMLKEEPSPSNWKDLAKVTLAQVILFNRRRAGEVSKMPLTFYLSKDTSETHEDVNLALTALEQKLCQHFVRMTIVGKRGRKVPVLITPLMKQSLDALTEKREECGVLKDNGYLFALPHSAYYLRGSDCLRQFVKECNGIKNPQALTSTKLRKHIATLSTVLNLKNTELDQLADFLGHNIEVHRKHYRLPEGTLQLAKISKVLLAMEQGRLGEYKGKSLDEIHLDVNETVGTDGCSQEDMEDIESDGADGCSQEDMKGDCVPGAKGTAEGHVRSQQEDTDIPEAAMSEGEVSSTSQLACTPRESNLNQKRATQQRGKQTTVKRSWTSEECGAVQKHLRNFIIMNQVPGKKDCEQCISAEPEALKNRDWRAVKFFIKNRITAMKRKML
- the LOC121640143 gene encoding uncharacterized protein LOC121640143 isoform X2, which encodes MQVFQGLSLVDYPESDESEDGSTNLNSLAYCDKVVRKKRRMSHCVRPSPQSPYNSNESVVEDSDDNNDYVPKLRRTKSILMDGVPDFSDALYDSNDDNTEGPSTSKSEMVSQRQRRACFNPLQPDLIGSDDSGSSGEEYIPNPREESMDSDVSLECPLESKQKKIKSPKSRSKTSSHSQCEDRRKSLETSQDSTQRLDANEGEMAPLEEPSIYVNPVLKKEDGSRCYNKKHHCLYCNQVVQKMSRHLQRKHMDKVDVAKAFSLPKNSKVRRAQLDYIRNKGNFEHNIEVMESHQGKLTPFKQPNKRTDGQIFSHCVYCYGLFTKKVMWRHFQTCKFKPQNKLSKPGKSRVQALCAFAEPVPSGFSDAYWRFLSCMNQDKIAVAIKEDPCILEYGYRLFSKNERVISQHQYIRQKLRELGRLLLEAKKVAPVKSVKNLIKPENYSHVVTTVKRLTGFNHETGRYQCPSLARKVGHSLHSLAMFVKSEGLKIKDKQTVQNADEFAQLYQESWKFDIASQALTQLDQTKWNCPQVLPFTQDVQILHCYLSEKQQHHINMLKEEPSPSNWKDLAKVTLAQVILFNRRRAGEVSKMPLTFYLSKDTSETHEDVNLALTALEQKLCQHFVRMTIVGKRGRKVPVLITPLMKQSLDALTEKREECGVLKDNGYLFALPHSAYYLRGSDCLRQFVKECNGIKNPQALTSTKLRKHIATLSTVLNLKNTELDQLADFLGHNIEVHRKHYRLPEGTLQLAKISKVLLAMEQGRLGEYKETVGTDGCSQEDMEDIESDGADGCSQEDMKGDCVPGAKGTAEGHVRSQQEDTDIPEAAMSEGEVSSTSQLACTPRESNLNQKRATQQRGKQTTVKRSWTSEECGAVQKHLRNFIIMNQVPGKKDCEQCISAEPEALKNRDWRAVKFFIKNRITAMKRKML
- the LOC121640143 gene encoding uncharacterized protein LOC121640143 isoform X8, yielding MQVFQGLSLVDYPESDESEDGSTNLNSLAYCDKVVRKKRRMSHCVRPSPQSPYNSNESVVEDSDDNNDYVPKLRRTKSILMDGVPDFSDALYDSNDDNTEGPSTSKSEMVSQRQRRACFNPLQPDLIGSDDSGSSGEEYIPNPREESMDSDVSLECPLEKTVGTDGCSQEDMEDIESDGADGCSQEDMKGDCVPGAKGTAEGHVRSQQEDTDIPEAAMSEGEVSSTSQLACTPRESNLNQKRATQQRGKQTTVKRSWTSEECGAVQKHLRNFIIMNQVPGKKDCEQCISAEPEALKNRDWRAVKFFIKNRITAMKRKML